The region GCCTTGACTAtaggaggtagagtcaagcagaagcatatacccattccattcctaccttgggcagtagctagctagtggaaggcaacgTGTAacaggtcaaaactcccctgtgctgggcagcagcagcagcacagaatgagatccgccctttcctctccatccataccgctaccctgctcattcaagctctcatcctatcccgtctggactactgcatcagccttctctctgatctcccatcctcgtgtctctccccacttcaatccatacttcatgctgctgaccggattgtcttcgtccagaaatggtctgggcatgttactcccctcctcaaaaatctccagtggctaccaatcaatctgcgcatcaggcagaaactcctcaccctgggcttcaaggctgtccatcacctgcccccctcctacctcacctcccttctctccttctccagcccaccccgcaccctccgctcctctgccgctaatctcctcaccgtacctcattcttgcctgttccgccatcgacccccggcacacatcatcccccggggcctggaatgccctccctctgcccatccgccaagctagctctcttcctcccttcaaggccctactgagagctcacctcctccaggaggccttcccagactgagccccttccttcctctccccctcatccccctctccatcccccccatcttacctccttcccttccccacagcacctgtatatatgtatatacgtttgtacatatttattactctattttacttgtacatatctattctattttgttagtatgtttggttttgttctgtctcccccttttagactgtgaacccactgttgggtagggactgtctctatatgttgccaacttgtacttcccaagctcttagtacagtgctctgcacacagtaagcgctcaataaatacaattgattgagggtggagcctcgagtttactgtgtggaagcgggcaatggtaaaccacttctgtatttcgaccaagaaaactatggatccatTACCTGAAAACTATGGATCCATTACctgaacgactgcagatggaggtggggcattctgggagagatgtgtccatggggccACTCTGGGtgggagacgactcgatggcagaagagacaagactgtaagctcgctttgggctgggaatatgcctatcattgttatactgtactctcccaagagcttagtacaatgctctgcacacagtaagtgctcagtaaatatgattgactaccaCGGGCACAAATAGCAGCTGGTCTTCTTTGACCCATGTAAAAGTGCACCATTGCCTGTAATCATTCCAGGAACCTTAAGAAATCTGAGAGTCCTGTTCTCATTATTTCTTAATGTAACAATTGCACAGTGATGATCATCTAAGAACACTGGACTCCCACTGTAATTTCAGTTCAGTGAAAGCAATTCCTAGCATCATTACTACCTGCTGAGTAGGCATGGTCATTAAACTTCAGTATCACTAGGAGAGAAGGAAAGCTATTAATGTTCTAACCAGAATTACCTTTAGGGAATTTCCATCTAGTTTTCAGTTCAAGGCAAAATTCTTTAAAATAGACCAAGAAAGCCATGAAATAGCCTAATAAAAAATGGTTAAAAGTTCCATTCACCAAACCTGTCCTACTGGACCTCATTCCACTGATAAGATTATAACCTAGGAACCCAGTACAGTTCATATGAAAGAAATCATGCGTTACACAAGCCACCATTCCATAATTTTCTTAAAGCAACTCCAAGCTCACAAAGCATAGATTCTGAGTATATATAAATGAAAGACTATTACACTGATTTCCCTAGACACTAAATTCATTTTAAAGTTCCTCCTAGCCCtgtagcactttaaaaaaaaaccaaattggACAAACCTACTCCATAAAGCCTTTTTTTTAGCATCTAGAGGTAATTTTCCTCCATTCCATGCTGCCTAAAGAGGCTCTCCACAACCACCACTTTCTTGCCATTTTAAAATTATGTATTTGTTCAAGGAATTGACTGTCTGGATAGGTTGCCCGAGTAGATATCCTTGATTAAACCATACAGCTAGTCAAAGTGTTGTATTTGAACCCCATTCACAAGTAATGGGCTTCAGTAAAATGCATAGCAATTGCAGTGAATTGTAGAGCTGTGAATCATGCATGGAAAATGTTgattttaatcaattaattgtattggttgagcacttactatgtgcagagcattgaactaagcacttgggggagagtacaatatatgagagttggtagacaaatcttactgaaccaagtaataataatgataacatttattaagtgcttactgtgtgcaaagcactgttctaagcactggggaggttacaaggtgatcaggttgtcccacaggggtctcagtcttcatccccattttacagatgaggtaactgaggcacagagacatgaagtgacttgtcctaagtcacacagctggcacttggcagagccgggatttgaacccatgacttctgactccaaagcccgcgctttttccactgagcaatgctgtagTTGTTGGTAAGCATGTATGAAATCACTTcctatatttattcatttgaaAAATCCAAAATACAGATTACTAAACAATTTGTTGTCTAGGGCACAATCATCTGGAATTATGGCAAGgacttttcatttttaaatataATTTAGAAAAATTGTCAGGGCTATTATATTAGGGTCAAAATTTCAAAGATTTCAAAAAATTCCTCTTTGGCTTTTAGTTTATATGTAAGGAAacccacacagcaaacatttggtaACATTATTTCCTGGCATTTGCCAATGAAACAAATGAGAAGATGAACACTTAGCATGTTCCCTAATATACACTGCAAAATGatggaagcttttttttttttaaatggtacttgttatgcacttactatctgcctggcactgtactaagtactggggtagatacagtataccatcagtccttttcccacagggggttcataatctaagtaggagggagaataggaattgcactcccagactgagccccttccttcctctccccctcgtcccccctccatccccccacctaacctccttcccttccccacagcgcctgtatatatgtatatgtttgtacatatttattactctatttatttaacttgtacatatctattctaaaataaataattttattttgttagtatgtttggttttgttattttttttcctctgtctctcccttttagactgtgagcccaatgttgggtagggactgtctctatatgttgccaatttgtacttcccaagcgcttagtacagtgctctgcacatagtaagcgctcaataaatgattgattgattgcactcccATTTTAATTTGTCTTCCTGTggacttaagctccttgtgggcaaggattgtctacCAACACCATttccctaaatcatcatcatcaatcgtatttattgagtgcttactatgtgcagagcactgtactaagcgcttgggaagtacaaattggcaacataaatgctTAATTATGCTGTGCAcattgccactgattgatcatgaTGCTCTGATACCCCACCCTGCTGCTCAAATTGCTTCTCAGGGATTGTTCCTTGAgaaggccgggggctggggggggggaagcaggtcCCTGGCTGTGTCACTCCTGtatatttcccctctcccacattTCAGTCGTGAAAACGCCACCCAAACACTATCTACAGGGTGGCAAAAACAGTCCAAGTTCTTTGTCCTGACTGCATGTCATTTTACAACATGCAGGCAGGGGCTCTTTAACCAGTCAATGACTGTTAATTCTGGGAGAAGGCAGTGTCAGGTTCAGGATACTTAGACAAGAATCCAGTGActtccaaataataatggtatttgttaagcataccaTACatggcacatactatgtgtcatgcaaTGTTCTagcacaggttgtcccacttggggcttgcagtcttaatccccattttacagatgaggcaagtgaggcacagaagtgaagtgacttgcccaaggtcacaccacagataagCACcaaagccacaattagaacccacatcccctgactcccaagcccgtgctcttgcccctaagccatgctatttctctatgAGATGCTACACATTTTCAGGAATTAATGTACCACACTGAGAGAGCTAGTACTAATGGTCCCATCAACACTGTCATGTTACTTACTTTTCCAAAACTGGAACTGCAAATGTtttttctgatcaatcaatcaatcaatcgtatttattgagcgcttactatgtgcagagcactgtactaagcgcttgggaagtacaaattggcatcacatagagacagtccctacccaacagtgggctcacagtctaaaagggggagacagagaactgaaccaaacataccaacaaaataaaataagtaggatagaaatgtacaagtaaaataaataaataaataaataaatagagtaataaatatgtacaaccatatatacatatatacaggtgctgtggggaagggaaggaggtaagacggggggatggagagggggacgagggggagaggaaagaaggggctcagtctgggaaggcctcctggaggaggtgagctctcagcagggccttgaagggaggaagagagctagcttggcggatgggcagagggagggcattccaggcccgggggatgacgtgggccgggggtcgatggcgggacaggcgagagcgaggtacagtgaggagattagtggtggaggagcggagggtgcgggctgggcagtagaaggagagaagggaggtgaggtaggagggggcgaggtgatggagagccttgaagcccagggtgaggagtttctgcttgatgcgcagattgatcggtagccattggaggtttttgaggaggggagtaatatgtccagagcgtttctggacaaagataatccgggcagcagcatgaagtatggattgaagtggagagagacacgaggatgggagatgagagagaaggctagtgcagtagtccagacgggataggatgagagcttgaattagcagggtagcggtttggatggagaggaaagggcggatcttggcaatgttgcggagctgagaccggcaggttttggtgacggcttggatgtgaggggtgaatgagagagcggagtcgaggatgacaccaaggttgcgggcttgtgagacgggaaggatggtagtgccgtcaacagagatgggaaagtcagggagaggacaaggtttgggagggaagacaaggagctcagtcttcgacatgttgagctttaggtggcgggcggacatccagatggagatgtcctgaaggcaggaggagatgtgagcctggagagagggggagagagcaggggcagagatgtagatctgggtgtcatcagcgtacagatgatagttgaagccgtgggagcgaatgaggtcaccaagggagtgagtgtagattgagaacagaaggggaccaagcactgaaccttggggaacccccacagtaagaggatgggagggggaggaggagcctgcaaaagagactgagaaagaacgaccggagagataagaggagaaccaggagaggacggagtctgtgaagccaaggtcagataacgtgttgaggagaagggggtggtccacagtgtcaaaggcagctgagaggtcgaggaggattaggacagagtatgagccgttggatttggcaagcaggaggtcattggtgacctttgagagcgcagtttccgtggaatgaaggggacggaagccagactggagggggtcgaggagagagttgttgttgaggaattctaggcagcgcgtgtagacaactcgttcaaggagtttggaatggaatggtacgagggatatgggacgataactagaaggtgaggtggggtcaagagagggtttttttaggatgggagagacatgggcatgtttgaaggcagaggggaaggaaccagtggagagtgagcagttgaagatggaagttaaggaggggagaagggatggagcgagagatttcataagatgagagggaatggggtcagaagcacaggtggccggagtagcacttgagaggagggaggagagttcctctgaggataccgctgggaaggatgggagagtagcagagagtgttgagagccgggaggttggagaaaggggggaagagactttggggaggtcggacctgatggatttaattttgttaatgaagtaggaggccagatcgttggaggtgagggaaggaggagggggaggaaccgggggcctgagaagggagttgaatgtacggaagagctggcaggggtgatgggcatgggtgtcaataagggaggagaaatagttttgtctggcagaagagagggctgagttaaggcaggaaaggacaaacttgaagtgaacgaggttggcatggtgtttagactttcgccagcagcgttcggcagctcgagcataagagcgaaggaggcggacagtggcagtgatccagggctgtgggttagtggtgcgagagcggcaaagggaaaggggagcgagcgagtctagctgagtagaaagggtagagttgagagcagtaatctgatcatcaagactgggtagagaggagagggtggcgaggtggggtgtgaggcgctccgaaagatgggtggggtccagagagcggagatctctgtgagggagtaatacggatttacaggggaaaggagtgtgagtgaggaggcaggtgagaagattatgatcagagagagggatcacagagttggtgagggtggacacagtgcagcggtaggagatgatgaggtcgagggtatgaccaagttggtgagtgggtgaggtggggtggaggaagaggttggcagcgtcaaggagagatagaaggcgggcagcagaggagtcgttagggatatccatgtggatattgaagtctccgaggatcagagtgggcatggagaaggagagaaggaatgtgaggaaggggtcaaagtcgttaaagaagttggaagtggggcccggagggcggtagatgacggatacaagaatctggagggggtggtagaggcgaataatgtgggcttcaaaggaagggaaggaaagggaagagggaggagggatagtgcgaaagcgacattggggggcgagaaggaaaccgatgaGGTTAGTTTTAAGGTTTAGGCTTTATTTAGCCCATGAGCATTTTACTTTTAGTACCCCATTAGACCCTTGGGAGTAAGTCAATTAAAACTTCAAAGATAAAATAGAAGCAggatggtttaatggaaagaatgCATCTAGAGACTCAGTTTATGTTCTAGTACCAACTCATCCATTACCTGGTTGTGGCCTCAGGACAATTTCCTCACACATAAAATGGAACCCACTGTTCCTGATTTTAAGTGCAACTGCAGGGGTGTGGATAGGAAAGTGTTTGATAACAAATCAATGACAATGCCTTAGGGCCACCCTTTTTCTAGTACAGAGTATCTTTATTATTCATGTAAAGTGCCATCCTTATTTACAAACTATTTAAAAATAGTAAACTTTAAGTCTGCTTTGAAGCAGTGAGGTTGATGTCTTCCTACTGCATGAGGTTCTGCCCAGAACAAGGAAGTTACCAAGGATGAATCAAATTTAATTTAAAGGGTCTCCCCATCCTCAAGCCCAAATGGCTCAGTCTTTATCAAGGCTACCATAAGTCATCTATAATCAATTTGCTTACCATATCAGCATGGACAATTCCATTTTCAGATCTTTTACAAAAATCTGAGAAGCTTGTCAGAATAACACTCACGTCCTAGGTGAAGAACCACTCACAGAATAAAACTAGACTACCTGATGAGGTTAACAATGGCATCCAAAGAACCCATAATGGCCTTTTAGCAGTCAACTTTGTGGAACTtgatgtacaagtatacacattTTCCTATTCACACAAAGAAAACCCCAGTGGTGTTAAGTGTTCAGTTCCTCTAGAAGTCTGCATCCAAAGTAAAAGAATTCTCAGTTGAAGATGACATTACGCCCATTCTCTGAtattctcctactctcttctcaAAAAAATTTGTTTTCCCTTCCAATGAGATGTTTTCCATAAAGTCAAATGGATTTTCTACTTTAAAAATCTGAAAGATAGAAATTTCCAACTATTAGATTATTGAATTTCACAGAAAAGCGGCAGTCAAGGTGTGAAAGACTGCCCAAAGCTTACCTTGCTGAAGCCCAGTTCCAGCAAAAGTCTATCTGCTACAAATTCAATGTACTGCTTCATTAAAGTGCAATTCATTCCAATTAGCTTTACAGGCAAAGCCTCAGTCAAGAACTcctgaagggaagaaaaaaaaaaaaaacataagcgTCAATGTACAGCTTTGACATTCTACAGGATAAATAAAAACAATTTTCAAGTCAGAGAAACAAGAACCACTGTCCATTTTACCTGTTCTATCCTAACGGCATTAATGATGACTTCCTTTACTCTTTCTTCAGAAGGTTTATGCACCAGGTGTTTGAACATTAGGCAAGCAAAGTCACAGTGCAAACCCTAGAATAAGAATAGTTAAGATGTTTAATGACATCTAtcattgaaaatattttttattcTAAGCTCAACAGATATTGGATGTGAAATTTAGGATTTTATGatgcctcctcccaccctctcaaAAACTACAAAATTGGCATTCATAGGTAGGAAAACACCACAAATTAGCTAGAAATAAAGACAACAGTGACTTCAACTCACATTTCATTCTGATCTACTAAGGctaatttattgagtggttgctgAAAATAAATTAATCTCCAGAAATCTAGGAACCAGACAAGCTTGGTAGGAGGGTTCACAGAAGGGGAAAATTCACTTTCTCCACACCTTTGTGGTTGCCGGCCCTAAGAGTACTCATACTCTAAATGTAACCAGTCAGTTACATCTTCACAAAAAATAATTGGGCAAAAATGCAGGGATTTCGCTTAAGAGTCAAAAACTGGGAGCCAAGAAAAGCAGTCCAATCACTGGTGGATGAACCAGAAAAGACCCCTTCTGGGAACAATCAACTGATTTCTTCAGAAGTCCTGGGGTCAGAATGATTGACTAAACACTTCCAAGTAATATGACTTTGTAAATGCCGTCACTGGAACCCAGAGAACAGGGGTTTGGGAGGAAACTGTGCCTCAGGAGATCCCAAAAGTCCAATATTCAACACCGTTTATTGAGGAGCCAACATTCAAAGATCAAGATGCTCTACTTCTTTTCCCAGACTGCAgtctttgggggtgggaggaagagcacCCAAAAACCGGGGAATAAAATACAGTCAAAACCAGAAGAGGCCACAGGTAAGAAGGCACTCAGATCTGCAAATAGCAATGCAGGATTTTGGGAGAGACTAGGCAAAGGTATGATGTGTCAGCCAAAACAGaatctgtaaactcattattgactggaaacatttctaccaactctgctgcactatactctccccaaGTTCTTCGTACAGAGCTAAGCatacaataaggctttggagtcagaggtcaggggttcaaatcccggctccaccaattgtcagctgtgtgactttgggcaagtcacttaatttctatgtacctcagttacctcatctgtaaaatggggattaagactgtgaggcccccccatgggacaacctgatcaccttgtatcccctccagtgcttagaacagtgctttgcacatagtaagcacttaaatgtcatcattattattaataaataccactggttgattgattcagaacCCAAACTTGGCAGCACAGAAGGGCAAGGGGCATTACCTTCTTGCAGAGGAGTCAAAGAGGGCATTTCAGAGCAAAGCACAAGAATAGACATGAGCGTGTGATAGAAGTAATGGGAActtgaagggaagaagtgaattGAATTGTAATTTTAAAAAGCTTTTCATGTGACTATTTTATTTTGAGCTGGATCCAAATGGTTGAGTTTTATAATCAAGAAAAAATCATTCCCCTGCTTCTGCCAAACTGACCCTAATTCCAATTCAAGTAAAGTGACTAGGGAGCTCTGAATTGCACTAGGATATAAATTTGACTTACCTCATCTCTACTGATAAGTTCATTGGAAAAAGTGAGCCCAGGCATTAGCCCTCTTTTCTTGAGCCAGAATATGGATGCAAAAGAACCAGAAAAGAAGATTCCTTCTACTGCTGCAAAGGCTACAACCCGCTCTCCTGTGGATAGAAGATAGTCAACCTTTCATTAATGGCCTACGCCAGTCAGTGGTTGACAGCTAAATCCAAAAGAAAAGCAACATACATGACAATTGGTTTTGTTGATTTAGGATTTGGGTCAGCAGATAAGGGCCTTGGCATTCCAAATGAAAGCGGCATCAGCAAAATAATACTAGTAAAGGTCCAAGTGTGAGgccagaaggaaggagagagagagagagagagagagagagagagagagagagagagagagagagagagagagtgtgtgtgtgtgtgtgtgtgtgtgttctttaatagtattaagtgccaagcaccgtattaagtgctgaggcagatacaagtcaatcaggttcgacactgtccatgtcccacatggaactcagtcttaaaccccattttacaaagtaactgaggcagagaaatgaagcaacttgcccaaggtcacacagcagacaagtggcagggatgggattagaacccaggtccttctaactcccaggcccaggctctattcacaaGAACACACTGCTTTCTATTTTTTGCCCAGTTAGGCATACTGCTTCCTTTCATGCCAGAGGAAAATGCTTCTAGATTACAAGAAGGCAGTTTGGATGGGCAacgtttcctctccttccttatgGTCCCTTGCTTAGACAGATACAAAACTTACTCACATACTTCCCCTGTTTCCGGCTTTGTGCCTTCAGGCacgacaacttctctgtgcctcattcaatattcaataaatattgaatttaTTATCCCcattcaataaaatggggataaaaatcctaatccccgttagactgtgagcccccacatgggacagggactgtatccaaccagattattttgtaactctcctaactcttagttcagtggttagaacatggaaAGCTCTTAAGTACAACTATCAATAttacttattgagtgattactgtatgctgACCACAATACACGTTTGGGAGTCATATTCCTTGCATACAAGGATCTTAGTCAAGGGGAAACAGACTTTCAAATCAAAatacggatatgcacataagtgttgggcTGGGTTGCAGGTGGGGAAATGCAGACtattcaggaaaggcttcttaaaGATGTGATCTTAAGGCCTttagggtggggagagttgtggtctagtATACATGGACAGCGAAGGAGTTCCAAGGCATGGTGTCAGTGATGGGATAGACAAGATTTAAATAGtccataggttggcattagaggaatgaagtgtacagGATGGGTTGTCATAGGAAGTCAGCAAGGTTAgctatgagggggcgaggtgactgagtgctttaaagccaaataaggaatttctgcttaatgcagaggtggatgggcaaccactggaggttctcgagaagTGGGCAGGcgtggactgaacaattttgtagaaaaatgatctgggcagcagaatgaaacatggactgtagtggggaagaCACAGTAGtcaggaagtcagtgaggaggctaggtagtcaaggcaggatgtaactgcttggatcagcattgcAACAGctgtggacggagaggaaaggatcAATTTTTAGAGACgttgagaaggtagaactgacaggttttggtgactatCCTCTccccatttatgtatatatatatatatatatatatatatatatatattcacacacacacacatcacatatacacatatatatgtgtatatatacacatgtatatacacatatatatacatacaccacccccacccccaccccctttgctctcaGTCAATAAGTAGTAAGGACTCTGGCAATGGCAGCAATCCCATACATTGTAGTGCCTTGGAAAAGTAATTCTTCAAACTGCCAAAtacaatttctgtttgatattttGAAAAGTTCAGAACTCTACAAATCAAAGACAAATGTTGGGATATCAATGTGTGAATTTCTCAGCAAAAACTTTGTCCGGAAGTACACTTACCATATGTTGCTTCTTTGTCACCAATCCAACGAAGCGCCCAATCAGCTTTCTTTTTAACACATGGTAGAGTTTCAATGGCATTGAAGAGGAATTCCCTATGAAGTATAGTTTTGAAGTTAAacttaaaagaaacaaacaaaaaaccacacCCCAAAATTCACCAATTTCCAACTGCCACTTGTAAATTAAAGGGAAATTTGGCATACACCTTTTCTTCCCAGTCTTTTGCTACTTTTCTCCATATTGCCAAATGATCAATTGAGGAAACAGAATCCTAAGTCATTCCCACAGTATATAGGAGTTAATTTTCCACAGGAAGATCTGATTGCAATTCAGAATCCCAAACAAGAGTATTTGCTCACATAAATAAATGCTCCACTTTCCAACCCTGAAACAGGTGAAGCTATTAAAGAGGAATTTTAATTTTGAGGGAGGGACTACAAA is a window of Tachyglossus aculeatus isolate mTacAcu1 chromosome 1, mTacAcu1.pri, whole genome shotgun sequence DNA encoding:
- the RRM2 gene encoding ribonucleoside-diphosphate reductase subunit M2; protein product: MFPVRSPLSAKQPQQLRLSPMKGLHLTDKENTPPSLNFTRVLASKTARKIFQEPHESVVTSKAPIIPASARVEDEPLLKENPRRFVIFPIQYHDIWQMYKKAEASFWTAEEVDLSKDIQHWESLKPEEKYFISHVLAFFAASDGIVNENLVERFSQEVQITEARCFYGFQIAMENIHSEMYSLLIDTYIKDPKEREFLFNAIETLPCVKKKADWALRWIGDKEATYGERVVAFAAVEGIFFSGSFASIFWLKKRGLMPGLTFSNELISRDEGLHCDFACLMFKHLVHKPSEERVKEVIINAVRIEQEFLTEALPVKLIGMNCTLMKQYIEFVADRLLLELGFSKIFKVENPFDFMENISLEGKTNFFEKRVGEYQRMGVMSSSTENSFTLDADF